The Deinococcus betulae DNA segment GGCCAGCGCTTGAGCCGTCCTTGAGCTTTGGCGGGCTCCGGCGCCTGTCCACCTATGCTGGCAAGATGACCCTCAGACATCCTGTGCGGAGCCTGCTGGTGGGCGCCGTTGCTGGCCTGATCGGCGCGGCTGTGAAAGCCAAGGTTGAGCCCGCCCTGCAAACGCTGGCCGAACAGGCTTTTCCGCCCACACCCGCCGAGAAAAAGATGGTGGGCGCTGATCCTACCGGACGCCAGGACCACATGCCGCCCGCCGAAATGGTGGAGGCTCTGGGCGAGCAGCTGACGGGCAAGACCCCGACTAAAGAAGAAAAGTTAGAGGGCCAACAGGTGATTCACTACGCGATGGGCGCGGCGCTGGGGGCCACCTACAGCGCCCTGGCGGCGGCCCAGCCTGCCGTGACGCGCGGCCTGGGCGTGCCGGCTGGGGCAGTGATGTACGCCATGACCCACGCCAGCGCTGTGCCAGCCACCGGATTTCAGGCCTGGCCCTGGCAGCTGCCCCGCTCGGCGGTGGTCTGGGAGGCCGCGTCGCATCTGGTGTTCAGCCTGACCACCGAACTGGTTCGCCGCTCGCTCGAAGCGGCGCTGGACCGGCTGGACTGACGGGGAAGCGTTGAGACGTCTTGAGTGCAGTGCTGTCGGCCGTCACGTTCAGGGCAGCAGCGGGCATGTCTGATACGGATTCCGATTGAATTGAGCAGCGTGCTTGATGAAATCCGAGCTGTCTTGGAAAGCTGCATAGCAAAGCGCGAGGGAAAAGCGGCAGATTGCGCGATCTGGAGGCGCAGACGGTAACTTCTCAGCTCTGCCTTCATGAAGAGGAGTCCGGATAAGGCTCCAGCAGGACTGGAGCGATAGGGACTCAGGCTGACTGTTCTAAGCTTTGCAGGCGAGCCCTTGCAGCGCAGGTCAGCCGCCAGAGGGCGCGTCACCCGCTTAAAGGGCAGCAGAGGTGACGCCCTTTCCCTTCTTGAGGGGAACTTCTGGCATGCCTTCAATCACTCGGGTGACAGCCCACCTCCGTTTCTTTGGCCGGCATTGTTGAAGAGCCCTTCTGTTTGCTGCGCCGCTGATTCATGACTTATCCGGGGTCCAGGTGCCCACTGGCAGTCACATCAAGTTCCTTAACCGTGCTGCTCTCCACCTGCCAGCGACGGGTCGCCACACGGCGGGTCAGCGCCCGGTCATGGGTGGCCAGCAGCACGGTGCCGGGATAGTCGGCCAGCAGGCCTTCCAGCGCTTCAATGGCGCGCACGTCCAGATGGTTGGTGGGTTCGTCCAGCACCAGCACCTGGGCCCTCGTGACCCTCAGGCGCGCGAGGCTCAGGCGCGTGCGTTGCCCGCCGGACAGCGTGGACAGCGGAAACTGCGGGCCACCAGGGACCTGCAGCCCGGCCGCGACCTCATGCAGCTGATGAGGGGTCAGGGCCGGATTGGCCGCCAGCAGGGCGTCTCCTACTGTGGCCAGCCCGTACAATTCCTCGCCGCCTTGCCCGGCCACATACAGGGTCAGGCCCTGGCCCCAGCGCACTGTTCCACTGTGGGGAAGCTCGCCCAGCAGGGCGCGCAGCAGGGTGCTTTTGCCGCCGCCGTTGGGGCCGGTCAGGACCACGCGGTCACCCCGGCGGACATGCAGGGCCACGCCCGACAGCACTTCGTGGTCGCTGCGCGCCACGCTCAGGTGCTGTGCGGTCAGCACCTCGGCCGGGCCGGGAGGAGCGGGGGGCAAGTCCAGGCGCACGGCCCGGTGGTCGGCGTAAGGCTTGTCGACGGCGGCGTCCTCCAGGCGGTCCAGTTGCCGCTCCAGCGCCCGCGAGCGGCCTGCCAGGGTCTTAGACACTTGGGACGCCTTGTTCTTGGCCGCAATCAGGGGCACGTTGCCCGCCCGGCGCAGGTTGAAGTGCCCGGCACTCTCGCCCGCCGAGCGCAGCCGTCCCTGTTCCTGGCGCAGCGCGGTCCGCTTGCGCTGGTAGGCGGCGTAGTCGCGCGCCTGGGCTTCACGCAAGGTGGCTTTCAGAGTCATCGCCTCGCTGTAGCCGCCGGGATACTCATGCAGTTCGCCGCGTTCCAGTTCGGCGGTGCGGGTCGCCACGGCGTCCAGAAAGGCGCGGTCATGGCTGGCCAGCACAAACGCCGCCCCGGACGCCCGGAGCCAGCCTTCCAGCCAGGCGGCGCCGTCCGCGTCGAGGTGGTTGGTGGGTTCGTCCAGCAGATAGACCTCGGCGGGGTCCAGCAGCAGCCGCGCCAGCAGGGCCCGCCGGGTCTGGCCCCCCGAGAGCTGGGTGGCCCGCGCCGCCCCGTCCAGGTTCAGGCCAGCGAGCACCGCCCCGGCCCGCGCTTCAAAGTCGTAGCCGCCGCACAGGCGGTAGTGTTCCTCGGCCTCGGCGAAAGCCTGAAAGGCTTCATCCGTTCCGGTGCCCAGATCCGCCGAAGCGTGCTCGAAGGCGGCGCGCGCCTGCCGCAGGGCGGTGGGGGTGACGGCGTCCAGCACGGTGCCTTCTGCAGGGGTTTCATCCTGAGCCAGCAGCGCCACGCGGCCAGTGCGCGTCACTGTGCCTGCGTCGGGCGCGTCCAGGCCGGCCAGCAGCCGCAGCAGCGTGCTCTTGCCACTGCCATTTTCTCCAATTAAGGCCAGGCAGTCGCCTGCGCCCACGTCAAGCGTAACGTCCTCAAAAATCGTGCGGTCGGCGTACACACGCGCCGCTCCGGTAACTCTTAACATGCTTGTCTCCCTGCCAGAACAGGCCAGCCCGCGCAGGGCGGGCGGCAACGTGAACCGTGAATGCAGGGGTTACAGACGCAAGGGCAGGGCAGTCCTTTGAGTGGGCGGTGGGCCAAGCCTCTGCCACCAGTTTCCAGGGGAACAGGTCAGAGTGCTGCGCCCAGGATACCGGTCGGCCGGGCGGGGCCGAATGCGCCAGTCTGCCTAGCGGCAGGTGTGGTGAGACGGATTCCGTCTGCTTTGTTAATAAGCCGGAGCAGCACTGGATGGCCAACTCCTCGCCTGGAACCCGTTTCACTGTCTCTCACTCCGGCCGGAGTGAATCGTTTGCGCAGAACGGTTCACTCGGAGTTCCTCTTGTACAGCTTCCGAATGAATCGAGCAGAAGGCCGGGTGGAATCCGAGCAGACTTGAAAAGCGGCGCAGGAGAGCGGGAAGGAAAAGCTATAGATTTCGCGGTATGGAGGCGCAGACAGTGCCTTTCTAGCTGTGCCTTAAATAAGCGCAGTCCCTCTTACTCGCGGCGCCTGAGGAGCAGGGCCAGCAGAAAGACCGCCGTATTCACCAGCACGATGGTGGCGCCCGGCGCCGTATCAAGGCTGTAACTCAGGTACAGGCCGGTGACGCCGCCCAGGGTGCCCAGCAGCGCCGCCAGGGCAATCATGGTCTTGAAACTGCGCGAAAGCAGCCGCGCGGCGGCGCTGGACGTGATCAGCAAGCTGACACTTAGAGTGGTGCCCACCAGCTGCACCGTCAGCACCACCACCAGACCAATCACAATCAGCAGCAGGCTGTCCAGGCGGCGCACCGGCAGGCCCACCGCGCGCGCCTCGGTGGGGTCGAACGAGGCCAGCAGCAACTCCTTTTGCAGCGCCAGCAGCAGCCCACCCACCACCACGGTTACGGCCAGCGCACCCCACAGGTCGGCAGGGGTGACGCCCAGGGGGTTGCCAATCAGAAAGTTGCTGAGGTCGGTGGTAAAGGTGGGCGCGCGCGACAGCAGCACGATGCCCAGCGCAAACATGCCAACAAAGACAATCCCAATGGCGCTGTCCTGCTTCAGGCGGCTGCGCTGGCTGACGGCCCCGATGCCCAGCGCGGTCAGGACCGCCGCCGCCAGCGCGCCCAGCAGCAGGTTGCCTTTCAGCAGAAAGGCCGCCACGATGCCCGGCAACACCGCGTGGCTCATGGCGTCCCCGATGTAACTCAGGCCGCGCAGCACCACCCAGGCGCCCACCAGCGCACACAGTACGCTGACCAGCGCGACCGCCAGCAGCGCGCGCACGAAAAAGCCGAATTGAAGAGGGTCGGTGAGCCAGTCCATCAAGAGGAAGTGGGGCGTGGGGCGTGGGGAGTGGGGAAAGATAGGAGGGACAGAGAAAGACGGGTGGTTGCTCTCTGGGCGGCCGAGCGGTGTCCATCAACTCTCAACGTTCTTCCATCAGCGGCCTTACGCATGGGTATGGCCCAAGTGACTGGTGCTGAAGGTGGCCTCGATGTTCTGGGGCGTGTAGACCTGCTCGGGGGTGCCGTCGGCAATGATGCGGCGGTTGACCAGCACGAGGTGGTCGCACCAGCGCCGCGCCTGTTCGAGGTCGTGGGTGACCATGACCACCGCGCGCCCCTTGTCGGCCTGGGCGCGCAGCAGTGCCATCAACTGCTCCTGGGTGGTCGCGTCCACGCCGGTCAGGGGCTCGTCCAGCAGCAGCAGGTGGCCCTGGCGGGCCAGCATCCGGGCCAGCAGCACCCGCTGGCGCTGCCCGCCCGAGAGCGCGCCGATATGGCGCCCACGCAGGTCGTACACTCCGGTTTCCTTCAGCGCCGCTTTGACCAGTTGCCGGTCCTTGCGCCCCGGCCAGCGCAGCCAGCCCAGGCGGCCGGTGCGGCCCATCATGGCCACGTCCCAGACGGTCACCGGGAAAGCCCAGTCCAGGGTCTGCTGCTGCGGCACATACGAGATGCACCCGCGCGCCGTGTGGCCGGGGTCAAAGCGCACCGCGCCGGTCGTGTCGGGCAGCAGGCCCACCAGGGTCTTCAGCAGCGTGCTTTTGCCGGCGCCGTTGGGGCCAATGACAGCGCTGAAGCTCCTGGCTTCAAAGCGCACGCTGGCGTTTTGCAGGGCCACCTGCGGCCCATACGTGACAGTGAGATTCTCAACGCCCAGCATCGGCAGAGCATACCCCTTCGGAAAAGAAATGCGGAAAAAGGCGTCCCTACGTCGGGCGGGAACGCCGCTTAAAGATGGTGACGCTTAGCCACCCTTCAAGGCCCGCACCATCGTGTCTACGTTGGCGCGCAGGGCCTTCAGAAAGGTGTCGCCAGAACTGCCTTTGGGCCCCAGCGCGTCGGTGTAGAGGGGCGGGGCCACCCGCGCGCCGGTTTCGCGGGCGAGCGTCTGCGCCAGGCGGGCATTCACGGTGTTCTCGGTAAAAATGACGTGCGCCCCGGCTTTTTTCATGGTCTGGGCCAGCGTGGCCAGTTCGCGGGCGCCAGGTTCGCGCTCGGTGCCCACGCCGGGAATCACGGCTCCTACGACCTTCAAGCCATAGCGCTCGGCCAGGTAATGCAGGCTGTCGTGGTTGGTCACCAGGACGCGCCGGGCCAGAGGCACGCCGGCAAACTGCTGTCTGGCGTAGGCATCGGCGGCAGCCAGCGCCTTCAGGTAGGCGGCGGCGTTGTTGGCGTAGGTGGCCTTGCCCGCCGGGTCCAGGGCGCCCAGGGCCGCCTGGATATTTTTGATGTACCCCGCGGCCAGCGCAGCGTCCCACCAGGCATGGGGGTCCAGGGCGCCGTGGTCGTCCTCATGGCTGTGCCCGGCCTCCGCCCCGTGTTCCGCCAGGTGCAGCTTGAGGCCAGCCGTCAGAACCTTGACCGGCACCTTCGGGGCGCTGGAGCGGAGCTTGGGCAGCCAGGGCTCCAGTCCGGCGCCGTTGGCAAACAGCACCCGGCTCTGGACCAGGCCACGCACGACGGCCGTGCCCGGCTGGAAGGTATGGGTGTCGCCGCCAGCAGGCACCACGACATTGACACTCACGCGCTGGCCCCCCACGGCCCGCACAAAATCACCCAGGATGGTGGTCGTGGCGCTGACCTGCAGGGGAGCGGCGTAGGCGGCGCCCCCCAGCAGGGCCCCCAGCGCCAGCGCAGTCCGCTTCATGCGAGTTCGATACCCTTGAAGGGGCCACGGCTCAGGGTGCGCAGGGCGTTGGCGCTGAGCCAGACCGTCTTGACCACCCCGTTTTCGCGGATGGCTTTCTTGTGCAGGTTGGCCCTCTGGGTGCGCTTGGTGATGCCAGTGACCTTGCGGCCCACCCCGCCCTTGGCGCGGGCCTTGCCCCGGCGGGTGACGCTGTTGACCACCAGATTTTTCTTGCCTGTCAGGTAACATTCACGGCTCATACGGTTCTCCTTCTCGCACGCGGGCGGGGGGTGGTGCCCCTGTGGGGTCACGCCCAGTGGACTGTGGGGCTTCTGGCAGCCGGTGTGAGGTGCCTTCAACCGGGGCGGTGCACGGCGCTCATCTCTCAGCGCCTCATCGCAACAACGATAATGATATTCTATTCTCAGTAATATGGCAAGATTTCATGTCGTGCGTGGGTGCCCACTGGCCGCCCAGTTCTGGTTTCTGGGGGTGGACGCCCGGCAGGGGGACCTGAGCCTGCGGGGCTTTCGGAAGGCGCCGGCGGCGCAGGGCAGCAGTCTCTACACGCTGGACCGTCTGTCGCTGCACAGCGCGGGCCTGACGCTGCTCACTCCCTCTGGGCCGCTGCATTTTGGCCGCCGCACACAGACCTTCACGCTGGGCGACACGCCTGTGCCGCTGGCGCT contains these protein-coding regions:
- a CDS encoding DUF1440 domain-containing protein, with amino-acid sequence MTLRHPVRSLLVGAVAGLIGAAVKAKVEPALQTLAEQAFPPTPAEKKMVGADPTGRQDHMPPAEMVEALGEQLTGKTPTKEEKLEGQQVIHYAMGAALGATYSALAAAQPAVTRGLGVPAGAVMYAMTHASAVPATGFQAWPWQLPRSAVVWEAASHLVFSLTTELVRRSLEAALDRLD
- a CDS encoding ABC-F family ATP-binding cassette domain-containing protein, with protein sequence MLRVTGAARVYADRTIFEDVTLDVGAGDCLALIGENGSGKSTLLRLLAGLDAPDAGTVTRTGRVALLAQDETPAEGTVLDAVTPTALRQARAAFEHASADLGTGTDEAFQAFAEAEEHYRLCGGYDFEARAGAVLAGLNLDGAARATQLSGGQTRRALLARLLLDPAEVYLLDEPTNHLDADGAAWLEGWLRASGAAFVLASHDRAFLDAVATRTAELERGELHEYPGGYSEAMTLKATLREAQARDYAAYQRKRTALRQEQGRLRSAGESAGHFNLRRAGNVPLIAAKNKASQVSKTLAGRSRALERQLDRLEDAAVDKPYADHRAVRLDLPPAPPGPAEVLTAQHLSVARSDHEVLSGVALHVRRGDRVVLTGPNGGGKSTLLRALLGELPHSGTVRWGQGLTLYVAGQGGEELYGLATVGDALLAANPALTPHQLHEVAAGLQVPGGPQFPLSTLSGGQRTRLSLARLRVTRAQVLVLDEPTNHLDVRAIEALEGLLADYPGTVLLATHDRALTRRVATRRWQVESSTVKELDVTASGHLDPG
- a CDS encoding metal ABC transporter permease — its product is MDWLTDPLQFGFFVRALLAVALVSVLCALVGAWVVLRGLSYIGDAMSHAVLPGIVAAFLLKGNLLLGALAAAVLTALGIGAVSQRSRLKQDSAIGIVFVGMFALGIVLLSRAPTFTTDLSNFLIGNPLGVTPADLWGALAVTVVVGGLLLALQKELLLASFDPTEARAVGLPVRRLDSLLLIVIGLVVVLTVQLVGTTLSVSLLITSSAAARLLSRSFKTMIALAALLGTLGGVTGLYLSYSLDTAPGATIVLVNTAVFLLALLLRRRE
- the rpmB gene encoding 50S ribosomal protein L28, translating into MSRECYLTGKKNLVVNSVTRRGKARAKGGVGRKVTGITKRTQRANLHKKAIRENGVVKTVWLSANALRTLSRGPFKGIELA
- a CDS encoding metal ABC transporter solute-binding protein, Zn/Mn family, which translates into the protein MKRTALALGALLGGAAYAAPLQVSATTTILGDFVRAVGGQRVSVNVVVPAGGDTHTFQPGTAVVRGLVQSRVLFANGAGLEPWLPKLRSSAPKVPVKVLTAGLKLHLAEHGAEAGHSHEDDHGALDPHAWWDAALAAGYIKNIQAALGALDPAGKATYANNAAAYLKALAAADAYARQQFAGVPLARRVLVTNHDSLHYLAERYGLKVVGAVIPGVGTEREPGARELATLAQTMKKAGAHVIFTENTVNARLAQTLARETGARVAPPLYTDALGPKGSSGDTFLKALRANVDTMVRALKGG
- a CDS encoding metal ABC transporter ATP-binding protein, translated to MLGVENLTVTYGPQVALQNASVRFEARSFSAVIGPNGAGKSTLLKTLVGLLPDTTGAVRFDPGHTARGCISYVPQQQTLDWAFPVTVWDVAMMGRTGRLGWLRWPGRKDRQLVKAALKETGVYDLRGRHIGALSGGQRQRVLLARMLARQGHLLLLDEPLTGVDATTQEQLMALLRAQADKGRAVVMVTHDLEQARRWCDHLVLVNRRIIADGTPEQVYTPQNIEATFSTSHLGHTHA